The Microvirga lotononidis nucleotide sequence GTTCAGCCCGGATGGTGGCGATCGACTGGGCGACGTGACGTTCGGGACGAATGGGCGCGGCCATAGGGGCCGCCCGCCTTTGAGGGGCGTGGCGCTGCTTTGCGGATCGCGAGGCGGACGGGCGCTGAGGGGGAAAACCGGCTCCGCTCGGAGACCAGGAACCCGTAAGCCGCAATGCACAGGGTGGCGTGGTGATGGAACCCGCGCCAGCCCCGCCCCTCAAAGTGTCCCAGACCGATCTCCTGCTTGAGTTCCTGATAATCCCGCTCAATACGCCAGCGCAGCTTCGCCCCATCAACAAGGTCCCGCAGCGGGGTGTCCTCCGGCAGGGTCGAGAGCCAGTACTTAGCCGGCCGCTTCTCGCCGTCAGGCCATTCGATCAGACACCACTCCTCTGGCCGCAGCGTCGCACGCCAGTAGTCGCGATGCGCCGGCCGAACACGGACGGCCGCAAAGCGCGAGGTCAGCGGAGCCTTGGAGCCTTCCCGCCACGTGACCACGTGCCAAGCGCTTCGAGGCAGATCTTTCGCTAACTTCAGGGCTGAGGCCGGCTTATGCTGAGCGTCCCGTCGCAACAGTGTGGGCGGACGCCCGCGCCCGCTCCAGGGCTGCGGCGGCACGGGTCCGGTGCCGGGCGCCCACAGGCTGGTGCTCGACGCAATCCCCACGATGTAGGTCAGACCCATGTTGGTCAGCGCGGTGCGAAACGCCGTCTCAGAGCCATAGCCGGCATCCGCCAGCACCACCGCCGGAGACACCCCCGCCAACAGGGCCGCCCGGATCTGAGCGAGCGCGATGGTGGGTTTGCTGCAAAACCGGATCGGATCCGGGACGCCGGCCTTGGCGCGCCGTTGCGGGTCCAGCGCCCATTTCTTGGGCAGATAAAGCTGATAGGCGATCGGCAGGCTCGCGTGAGCGTTGGCCAGTGACAGGCTCACAGCGACCTGGCAGGTGTCCGGCTTGCCCAACTGTCCGCAGTATTGCCGGGCCACTCCAACCGAATGGGTGCCCTTCTTGGGAAAGCCGGTGTCATCGACGATCCAGGCGCGGATGGCACCATGCCGTTCGATGACGGGCAACACCTGCTCGCGCACGCTCGCCAGCAGGATCTCATCCGACCACTCGGCCTGCGCCACGAGATGATGCAGGGATTGGTGGGCCGCCTGGGCGCGGTCGGGAGCGAGCCGCGCCGCCATGGGCTCGATGCTCTTGCGTTCACCCGGCAGGAGGAGCCCGGTACAGTAGGCCTGCATCGGGGCAATCCGATCGGCATGGCCGAGCCCTTCTGCAAGGGCATCAACATACGCGGCAAACCGCGCCTCGCGCGTCTCTGATGGGATAGGAAGGTTCATCACACGCCCTCCGTATGATGGCTCTTCCGACTATACCTCGATCCGTCAGTTTATGACACAGTAGTACTAGGGGCTTGGCAGGCAACAACCTGCCCAAATGGGCAACTGGTGCGTTGTTGGAACAAGGACCATCCGTTCTGAACGGAGCTGCCGATGTCGCTACCCTCCCTTCACCCATGTGGATGCCCCAAGTGTCACTCGCGCAAGCCC carries:
- a CDS encoding IS701 family transposase; this translates as MNLPIPSETREARFAAYVDALAEGLGHADRIAPMQAYCTGLLLPGERKSIEPMAARLAPDRAQAAHQSLHHLVAQAEWSDEILLASVREQVLPVIERHGAIRAWIVDDTGFPKKGTHSVGVARQYCGQLGKPDTCQVAVSLSLANAHASLPIAYQLYLPKKWALDPQRRAKAGVPDPIRFCSKPTIALAQIRAALLAGVSPAVVLADAGYGSETAFRTALTNMGLTYIVGIASSTSLWAPGTGPVPPQPWSGRGRPPTLLRRDAQHKPASALKLAKDLPRSAWHVVTWREGSKAPLTSRFAAVRVRPAHRDYWRATLRPEEWCLIEWPDGEKRPAKYWLSTLPEDTPLRDLVDGAKLRWRIERDYQELKQEIGLGHFEGRGWRGFHHHATLCIAAYGFLVSERSRFSPSAPVRLAIRKAAPRPSKAGGPYGRAHSSRTSRRPVDRHHPG